In Mus musculus strain C57BL/6J chromosome 9, GRCm38.p6 C57BL/6J, one genomic interval encodes:
- the Srprb gene encoding signal recognition particle receptor subunit beta has product MASANTRRVGDGAGGAFQPYLDSLRQELQQRDPTLLSVAVALLAVLLTLVFWKFIWSRKSSQRAVLFVGLCDSGKTLLFVRLLTGQYRDTQTSITDSSAIYKVNNNRGNSLTLIDLPGHESLRFQLLDRFKSSARAVVFVVDSAAFQREVKDVAEFLYQVLIDSMALKNSPSLLIACNKQDIAMAKSAKLIQQQLEKELNTLRVTRSAAPSTLDSSSTAPAQLGKKGKEFEFSQLPLKVEFLECSAKGGRGDTGSADIQDLEKWLAKIA; this is encoded by the exons ATGGCTTCGGCGAACACCCGGCGAGTTGGCGATGGCGCCGGTGGCGCCTTCCAGCCTTACCTCGACTCCTTACGACAGGAGCTGCAGCAGAGGGATCCGACGCTGCTCTCCGTGGCGGTGGCTCTCCTGGCGGTGCTGCTGACGCTGG tGTTCTGGAAGTTCATCTGGAGCCGAAAGAGCAGTCAGAGAGCTGTTCTCTTCGTTGGTCTCTGTGACTCTGGGAAAACGTTGCTGTTTGTCagg ttGCTAACTGGCcagtacagagacacacagacttcCATTACCGATAGTTCTGCCATATACAAAGTCAACAATAACAGG GGTAACAGCCTGACTCTGATCGACCTCCCCGGGCATGAGAGCTTGAGGTTTCAGCTCTTAGATCGCTTTAAGTCTTCAGCTAG GGCTGTGGTGTTTGTGGTGGACAGTGCGGCGTTCCAGCGGGAGGTGAAAGATGTGGCCGAATTTCTGTACCAGGTCCTCATCGACAGCATGGCTCTGAAGAACTCACCGTCCTTATTAATAGCCTGCAATAAGCAAG atATCGCAATGGCAAAATCAGCGAAGTTGATCCAGCAGCAGCTTGAGAAGGAGCT CAACACCTTACGAGTCACCCGGTCCGCGGCTCCCAGCACACTGGACAGTTCCAGCACCGCACCTGctcagttggggaagaaaggcaaAGAATTTGAATTTTCCCAGTTGCCACTCAAAGTGGAGTTCCTGGAGTGTAGTGCCAAGGGTGGACGAGGGGACACTGGCTCTGCTGACATCCAGGACTTGGAGAAGTGGCTGGCCAAGATTGCCTGA